The following proteins are co-located in the Trichormus variabilis 0441 genome:
- a CDS encoding sulfate ABC transporter substrate-binding protein, giving the protein MNKSQYWVHLLTCQIQRIHTCVVKAGQTVQLSAEKIMQITGNRSSNQKYMSLFLIGTILSVAIASCAGSGFANKGDVKLKLVSFSVTKAAHDQIIPKFVEKWKREHNQNVTVEATYGGSGAQTAAVIAGLQEADIVHLALPLDVIKLQQAGLIKSGWEIKTPRNGIVSKSVAAIVTREGNPKNIKTWADLAKDGVKIIAANPKTSGIAIWEFLAFWSSVSLTGGDETAALDYVTKVYKNIPVLTKDAREASDLFFQKGEGDVLINYENEVILAGKNGNELPYIVPQVNISIDNPVALVDKNVNKHGTREVSQAFVDFLYSTEAQREFAKLQYRPVNPTVTQEVVSQQPPVKTLFTSQDLGGWELIQKKFFEDGAIFDKIQAAKKA; this is encoded by the coding sequence ATGAATAAGTCGCAATATTGGGTGCATTTATTAACTTGCCAGATACAGCGAATACATACTTGCGTTGTGAAGGCTGGGCAAACTGTGCAGCTTTCGGCTGAAAAAATTATGCAGATTACCGGGAATAGAAGCTCTAATCAAAAGTATATGAGCCTATTCTTGATAGGTACTATATTAAGTGTAGCGATCGCCTCCTGCGCTGGAAGTGGTTTTGCTAACAAAGGTGATGTAAAACTCAAACTCGTTTCCTTCTCTGTCACCAAAGCCGCACATGATCAGATAATTCCTAAGTTTGTGGAGAAATGGAAACGGGAACATAACCAAAACGTCACAGTTGAAGCGACTTACGGAGGTTCTGGCGCTCAAACGGCGGCGGTTATTGCAGGCTTGCAAGAAGCAGACATAGTACATTTGGCACTACCTTTAGATGTCATCAAACTCCAACAAGCAGGTTTAATTAAATCAGGTTGGGAAATCAAAACTCCCAGAAATGGTATTGTTAGTAAATCAGTGGCGGCGATCGTTACTCGTGAGGGTAATCCTAAAAACATTAAAACTTGGGCAGATTTAGCCAAAGATGGGGTGAAAATAATTGCAGCTAACCCAAAAACTTCTGGTATTGCTATTTGGGAATTCTTAGCTTTTTGGAGTTCCGTCAGCCTAACGGGTGGTGATGAAACAGCAGCATTAGATTATGTCACTAAGGTTTACAAGAATATTCCTGTGCTAACGAAAGATGCTCGTGAAGCTAGTGATTTATTTTTCCAGAAAGGCGAAGGAGATGTTTTAATTAATTACGAAAATGAGGTTATTTTGGCAGGTAAAAATGGTAACGAACTGCCTTATATTGTCCCTCAAGTCAATATTTCTATTGATAATCCCGTGGCTCTCGTTGATAAAAACGTTAATAAACACGGTACAAGAGAAGTTTCACAAGCATTTGTTGATTTTCTTTATTCAACAGAAGCGCAACGGGAATTTGCTAAATTGCAATATCGTCCTGTAAATCCAACTGTTACTCAAGAAGTCGTGTCACAGCAACCGCCAGTTAAAACTTTATTCACCTCACAAGATTTAGGTGGTTGGGAGCTTATCCAGAAAAAATTTTTTGAAGATGGGGCAATTTTTGACAAAATTCAAGCTGCAAAAAAAGCGTAA
- the pstB gene encoding phosphate ABC transporter ATP-binding protein PstB, giving the protein MSYNSRNQRDSATINHKNQAVFNVEGVKVYYGGFLALIDVHLQIPDKEIIAFIGPSGCGKSTLLRCFNRMNDLIPGAKVEGRLHYRDRNIYDSRINSVKLRRQVGMVFQRPNPFPKSIYENIAFSPRANGYKGNLDELVEDSLRRAAIWNEVKDKLKAKGTALSGGQQQRLCIARAIAMKPDVLLMDEPCSALDPISTRQVEELCLELKEQYTIIMVTHNMQQASRVADWTAFFNTEIDEYGKRRGKLVEFSPTEQMFNSPNTKEAQEYISGRFG; this is encoded by the coding sequence ATGTCCTACAACAGTAGAAATCAACGAGATAGTGCCACAATCAATCACAAGAATCAAGCTGTATTTAATGTTGAAGGTGTCAAGGTCTATTATGGTGGATTTTTAGCACTAATTGATGTACATTTGCAAATACCAGATAAGGAAATTATTGCGTTTATTGGACCTTCTGGATGTGGTAAAAGTACATTATTACGCTGCTTTAATCGCATGAATGATTTAATCCCCGGAGCCAAGGTAGAAGGGAGATTACATTACCGCGATCGCAACATTTATGACTCCAGAATTAATTCTGTAAAATTGCGCCGTCAAGTAGGAATGGTGTTTCAAAGACCTAACCCCTTTCCTAAATCTATATATGAAAATATTGCTTTTAGCCCTCGTGCTAATGGCTATAAAGGGAATCTGGATGAATTAGTAGAAGATTCTCTCAGACGTGCTGCTATCTGGAATGAAGTCAAAGACAAACTCAAAGCCAAAGGTACGGCTTTATCTGGTGGACAACAGCAACGGCTGTGTATTGCCAGAGCGATCGCCATGAAGCCCGATGTATTATTAATGGATGAACCATGCTCTGCTCTTGACCCTATTTCTACACGTCAAGTAGAAGAACTTTGCTTAGAACTGAAGGAGCAATACACCATAATTATGGTGACTCATAATATGCAGCAGGCTTCTAGAGTAGCAGATTGGACAGCATTTTTTAATACAGAAATTGATGAATATGGTAAGCGTCGGGGTAAATTAGTAGAATTTAGTCCTACAGAACAAATGTTCAATTCTCCCAATACTAAAGAAGCACAAGAATATATCAGTGGACGCTTTGGGTAA
- a CDS encoding radical SAM/SPASM domain-containing protein, whose protein sequence is MKLSHYHVVTQPFFDEIEERTKRVIFSSRTSNVRIIDEHSWHILASGDFAQLPQYILFDLVDVELIVPDDENELQTILDYNNALAIDNDDLHLVVQPTAFCQLGCHYCGQEHTSKMMTEDEQQKFIERTAKKLASKNFRSLSIGWFGAEPLVGLPVMRTLTPKLQALAASFGCSYHAKVVTNGLALTHQVATEIVQELGVNSVEITLDGTGEYHDVRRMQKNGLPTFEKIFANTVALAHRQDLDVQINIRCNVDYQNYESVSLLLQKLAEAEIQDKINFYVAPIHSWGNDAHTRSLSKEEFADWEITWLGEMIELGFKVGLLPERRPLVCMAVMPHSELVDAYGNIFNCTEVSYVPTYGTPNEYAIDHLSGKQMPGKRERLASFNDKVRQGAYPCSTCPMLPVCGGSCPKSWLEGIEPCPSAKHNIEQRLLLTYALSRIEEAETNEEALVYA, encoded by the coding sequence ATGAAGCTTTCACATTATCATGTAGTAACACAACCATTTTTCGATGAAATTGAAGAACGAACAAAGCGCGTTATCTTTTCTAGTCGAACATCAAATGTCAGAATTATTGATGAGCATAGTTGGCACATTTTAGCTAGTGGTGATTTTGCTCAATTACCTCAATATATATTGTTTGATCTAGTTGATGTTGAACTAATTGTACCTGATGATGAAAACGAATTACAAACTATTTTAGATTACAATAATGCCTTAGCAATTGATAACGATGATCTACATTTAGTTGTTCAACCAACTGCTTTTTGTCAACTGGGTTGTCATTACTGTGGTCAGGAACATACTAGCAAAATGATGACCGAAGATGAGCAACAAAAATTTATAGAACGAACTGCTAAAAAACTCGCCAGCAAGAACTTTCGTAGTCTCTCAATTGGTTGGTTTGGTGCAGAACCTTTGGTAGGTCTGCCAGTGATGAGAACTCTTACGCCAAAACTACAGGCTCTTGCGGCCAGTTTTGGTTGTAGTTATCATGCAAAAGTTGTCACCAATGGTTTAGCTTTAACACATCAAGTAGCAACGGAAATTGTTCAAGAATTAGGCGTAAATTCTGTTGAAATTACTCTTGATGGCACTGGTGAATATCATGATGTTCGGCGGATGCAGAAAAATGGCTTACCTACATTTGAGAAAATTTTTGCTAATACGGTTGCCTTAGCTCATCGGCAAGATTTGGATGTACAAATTAATATTCGTTGTAATGTTGATTATCAAAATTATGAATCTGTCTCTTTGTTACTACAAAAATTAGCTGAGGCAGAGATACAAGATAAGATTAATTTCTATGTTGCACCGATTCATTCTTGGGGAAATGATGCTCATACTCGTTCCTTATCGAAAGAAGAATTTGCTGATTGGGAAATAACTTGGCTTGGGGAAATGATTGAGTTAGGTTTCAAGGTTGGGCTACTACCAGAGCGCAGACCTCTAGTTTGTATGGCTGTAATGCCCCATTCGGAATTAGTTGATGCCTATGGCAATATTTTTAATTGTACAGAGGTGTCTTATGTTCCTACATACGGCACACCTAATGAATATGCCATTGATCATTTATCAGGTAAACAGATGCCCGGTAAAAGGGAACGTTTAGCTAGTTTCAATGATAAAGTGCGTCAAGGTGCATATCCCTGTTCTACTTGCCCCATGCTACCTGTTTGCGGTGGTTCCTGTCCGAAGAGTTGGTTAGAAGGTATTGAACCATGCCCCAGTGCTAAACATAACATTGAGCAACGTTTATTACTTACCTATGCGTTATCTCGGATTGAAGAAGCAGAAACCAACGAGGAGGCTTTAGTTTATGCTTAA
- the pstC gene encoding phosphate ABC transporter permease subunit PstC, with protein sequence MQNNTFHDDPYLLSRQSLDKNISEDIIERIVGAILFACALVSVLTTFGIVLIIFQETFSFFQEVSFAQFFLDTKWTPLFAERHFGVWPLINGTFLTTAIAMSVAIPLGLSSAIYLSEYAQPKVAAVLRPAVELLAGVPTVVYGYFALLFLTPLLRYLIPLEIFNALSAGLMMGVMITPTVGSISLDAIRSVPRSLREGAYALGITKLETIFKVVLPAALSGIVASIILGISRAVGETMTVLIAAGLQPKLTISFAESIATMTAYMAQISGGDSPRGSLNFKTLYAVGAVLFVLTLSLNIVSYWIANRYKEKYE encoded by the coding sequence ATGCAAAATAACACTTTTCACGATGATCCTTATTTACTATCTAGACAATCACTAGATAAAAATATATCTGAAGATATAATAGAAAGGATTGTGGGAGCAATTTTATTTGCTTGTGCTTTAGTTTCCGTGTTGACGACATTTGGTATTGTCTTAATTATCTTTCAGGAAACATTTAGTTTTTTCCAAGAAGTTTCCTTTGCCCAATTCTTTCTCGATACTAAATGGACACCTCTGTTTGCGGAGAGACATTTTGGTGTTTGGCCTTTAATTAATGGCACTTTCTTGACTACAGCTATTGCTATGTCGGTGGCGATTCCTTTGGGTTTATCTTCTGCCATTTACTTGAGTGAATATGCTCAACCCAAAGTAGCAGCAGTTTTACGCCCTGCGGTGGAACTTTTAGCGGGTGTGCCAACGGTAGTATATGGCTACTTTGCGCTATTGTTTCTCACGCCATTACTACGATATTTGATTCCTTTGGAAATATTCAACGCCTTGAGTGCAGGATTGATGATGGGAGTAATGATTACTCCTACCGTTGGTTCTATTAGTTTGGATGCTATTCGCTCAGTTCCACGTTCTTTGCGGGAAGGAGCTTATGCTTTGGGTATTACTAAATTGGAAACCATTTTTAAAGTAGTCTTACCAGCAGCACTTTCGGGAATTGTTGCCTCAATTATTTTAGGTATTTCTCGCGCCGTAGGTGAAACAATGACTGTACTCATTGCTGCTGGACTACAGCCAAAACTGACTATTAGCTTTGCAGAGTCAATAGCAACCATGACAGCTTACATGGCACAAATCTCTGGAGGAGATAGCCCGCGTGGAAGCCTTAATTTCAAGACTTTATATGCTGTGGGGGCAGTTTTGTTTGTTCTTACCCTATCCTTAAATATTGTTAGTTACTGGATTGCTAATCGTTATAAAGAAAAGTACGAGTAA
- a CDS encoding PstS family phosphate ABC transporter substrate-binding protein, with amino-acid sequence MRFHDKFKYSFCLTSLILSTSTITGCNSGQELKSQVSIDGAAVGFPISLAVAEEYQKVKADAKVSVASSGTGGGFSKFCNGDIDIVGASRTIRNEEIAKCKSKNIEFVELPIGLDGVAVIANPKNKFAQCLTIKEMNTIWSAKSDGKILTWNQVNPKFPKLPLKLYAPASDTGTFDYLTQAVTGKAKNGRTDYTPSHNQNLLVQGVSGDESALGYVGISYYIQNQEKLNLVAIENLKGECKKPVPLDNVLKNTYTPLSRPLFIYVSKISLDNKPVVKEFVDFYLENSWKWVDGAGYVALPDEAYVKVKQKFAAGETGTKFQKAKPGEPITNFI; translated from the coding sequence ATGAGATTTCATGACAAATTTAAATATAGCTTTTGCTTAACATCTTTAATACTTTCTACTAGTACTATCACTGGTTGTAACAGTGGACAAGAATTGAAAAGTCAAGTGAGTATTGATGGTGCAGCCGTAGGCTTTCCTATCTCTTTAGCTGTTGCCGAAGAATACCAGAAAGTTAAAGCTGACGCAAAAGTTAGCGTTGCTTCTAGTGGTACAGGTGGCGGTTTTAGTAAGTTTTGTAATGGTGATATTGATATTGTTGGCGCTTCTCGTACCATTAGAAATGAAGAAATTGCCAAATGTAAAAGTAAGAATATTGAGTTTGTAGAGTTACCCATAGGTTTAGATGGTGTAGCTGTAATTGCTAACCCTAAAAACAAATTTGCTCAATGTCTAACTATTAAAGAAATGAATACGATTTGGAGCGCCAAATCAGACGGTAAAATCTTGACTTGGAATCAAGTTAATCCTAAATTTCCTAAGCTACCTCTGAAGCTTTATGCTCCAGCTTCTGATACAGGAACCTTTGATTATTTAACTCAAGCTGTTACTGGTAAAGCCAAAAATGGACGCACAGACTACACTCCTAGTCATAATCAAAATCTACTAGTACAAGGTGTTTCTGGTGATGAATCAGCATTGGGCTATGTGGGAATATCTTACTATATTCAAAACCAAGAAAAGCTCAATTTAGTTGCTATAGAAAATCTCAAAGGTGAATGTAAAAAGCCAGTTCCTCTAGATAACGTACTCAAAAACACCTACACACCTTTGTCTCGTCCCCTCTTTATCTACGTCAGTAAAATATCTTTAGATAACAAACCAGTAGTTAAAGAATTTGTAGATTTTTATTTAGAAAATTCTTGGAAGTGGGTAGATGGCGCTGGTTATGTAGCACTACCTGATGAAGCCTACGTCAAAGTAAAACAAAAATTTGCTGCTGGAGAGACTGGAACGAAATTTCAAAAAGCCAAACCAGGTGAACCAATCACAAATTTCATTTAG
- a CDS encoding HEAT repeat domain-containing protein: MARASYGPEAKRRSRHLLQVLLAYANDELGCDEAALDALRPQIQTRWQSETRLVVRTKVRFLQALTGLTSDELTSEQIKEALKRFADFLEILEDNRPSRSGSETWHFTLNLWYKRQDTAANLQKFDSHWESRRPEKSKEVTAAKADKQVPHPNWQELCRANLNNRLTTNPLTSVDGVTFELNQVYVPLGLVQRKQRLRHRDDVTPQEGSRLYEPEELDITQTFDHNEFIQQVLGQKQSQRIAIIGEPGAGKTTFLQRIAAWVLDNTADLPVWISLADLQGKTLEQYLIQDWLPSAMRKLRVSPELEDAFCEQFNQGRVWLLLDAVDEMAIESTSALAKIASFLKSWVGDATIILTCRLNVWDAGKNALENFDTYGNLHFSYGLDQTQDRIGQFICRWFQYNPALGEKLRHELNQPERRRVKDTVKNPLRLALLCRIWGITQGELPYSKAMLYQQFVEAIYEWKQDIFPTTSTQRQELNRALGKLALLAIAQEQTKFRLRHRFVCQVLGTPDDGLFQLALQLGWLNQVGILETQGEKVYAFYHPTFQEYFAAQAITDFSGESGYRIFEPQWREVILLWLGRDDVPQVEKEALINALIQFEDGCGGFYNYQAYFLAAQGITEFTDSQQAEAMIQQLIKWRFGYFDSQKQKWCRYPSPIVEGARIALLKTDRLKAIACLEQFITACDNEFDSWNAAYSLGKIFDPGNKIAIASLENLVKIARHETIRWQAAYSLGRVDAENPTAMTALLQIIATTDNESTRRKAAYSLGKLDSHNATAITTLEKIAQSATDVSQRRQATENLATLRGEEITHKWQGKQQQQQKVLYPVPEKITALIRGISSCEDEDTKRRRAYKLAQLDPGNKIALITLLQLLKSTQRESLRKRTADNLKEILIDEQLPQVIFYLKDCFSPTVREHELELHRDCYKLLWYCAENLTYQEFYQAWHSS; this comes from the coding sequence ATGGCAAGAGCGAGTTATGGCCCAGAGGCGAAAAGGCGATCGCGGCATTTATTACAGGTACTATTAGCTTATGCTAATGATGAGCTAGGCTGCGATGAAGCGGCTTTAGATGCCCTGCGTCCCCAAATACAAACTCGCTGGCAAAGTGAAACACGCCTAGTTGTCAGAACTAAAGTCAGATTTTTGCAGGCTTTAACGGGGTTAACATCAGATGAGTTAACATCTGAACAAATCAAAGAAGCTTTAAAACGGTTTGCAGATTTCTTAGAAATATTAGAAGACAATCGCCCATCTCGCAGTGGTTCCGAAACTTGGCACTTTACCCTCAATCTTTGGTACAAACGCCAAGATACAGCAGCCAACTTACAAAAATTTGATTCCCACTGGGAAAGTCGCCGTCCAGAAAAATCCAAGGAAGTCACAGCAGCAAAAGCGGACAAACAAGTACCTCACCCAAATTGGCAAGAACTATGTCGCGCCAACCTCAACAACCGCCTGACAACAAATCCCCTCACCAGTGTAGATGGTGTCACTTTTGAATTGAATCAGGTTTACGTACCTTTGGGCTTAGTGCAGCGAAAACAGCGTTTACGTCATCGTGATGATGTCACTCCCCAAGAGGGTTCGCGGTTATATGAACCAGAGGAATTGGATATTACCCAAACCTTTGACCATAATGAATTTATTCAACAGGTACTAGGACAAAAGCAAAGTCAGCGAATTGCCATTATCGGCGAACCAGGCGCAGGGAAAACTACTTTTTTGCAGAGAATTGCTGCTTGGGTGTTAGATAATACCGCAGATTTACCAGTTTGGATTTCCCTAGCAGATTTACAAGGTAAAACTCTGGAACAGTATTTAATTCAAGACTGGCTACCTTCAGCTATGCGTAAACTTAGGGTTTCGCCAGAACTTGAAGACGCATTTTGTGAACAGTTCAACCAAGGAAGAGTTTGGTTACTGCTGGATGCGGTGGATGAAATGGCAATAGAATCTACCAGCGCCTTGGCAAAAATTGCTAGTTTCTTGAAAAGTTGGGTAGGCGATGCCACAATTATTCTTACCTGTCGGCTGAATGTTTGGGATGCGGGGAAGAATGCCTTAGAAAATTTTGACACTTATGGCAATTTACATTTTAGCTACGGCCTGGATCAAACACAGGATCGGATAGGGCAATTTATTTGTCGATGGTTTCAGTACAATCCAGCGTTAGGCGAAAAACTGCGACATGAGTTAAACCAACCAGAAAGGCGGCGCGTCAAAGATACGGTAAAAAATCCCCTACGCTTGGCTTTGTTGTGTCGGATTTGGGGCATCACTCAGGGAGAATTACCTTATAGTAAGGCGATGCTTTATCAGCAGTTTGTGGAAGCAATCTATGAGTGGAAACAAGACATTTTCCCTACTACTTCCACTCAGCGACAGGAGTTAAACCGGGCGTTGGGAAAATTAGCACTGTTGGCAATTGCCCAAGAACAGACAAAGTTTCGCCTCAGACATCGTTTTGTCTGCCAAGTTTTAGGCACTCCCGATGATGGACTGTTCCAACTAGCACTCCAGTTAGGTTGGTTGAATCAAGTCGGTATTTTAGAAACTCAAGGGGAAAAAGTTTATGCTTTTTACCATCCCACATTTCAAGAATATTTTGCCGCTCAGGCGATTACAGATTTTTCAGGGGAAAGTGGTTACCGGATTTTTGAACCGCAATGGCGAGAGGTAATACTATTGTGGCTGGGTAGAGATGATGTACCACAGGTAGAAAAAGAGGCTTTGATTAACGCACTAATTCAATTTGAGGACGGATGCGGGGGATTCTATAATTATCAAGCTTATTTCTTGGCAGCCCAGGGAATCACTGAATTTACCGATTCTCAACAAGCTGAGGCGATGATTCAGCAGTTAATTAAGTGGCGTTTTGGCTACTTTGATTCACAAAAGCAAAAATGGTGTAGATACCCATCACCAATTGTAGAAGGTGCGCGCATAGCTTTACTCAAAACCGATCGCCTAAAAGCGATCGCCTGCTTAGAACAATTTATCACTGCCTGTGACAATGAGTTTGATAGTTGGAATGCAGCCTATAGTTTAGGTAAGATTTTTGACCCTGGGAACAAGATTGCGATCGCTTCCTTGGAAAATCTTGTTAAAATAGCTCGGCATGAAACTATCCGTTGGCAAGCCGCCTATAGTCTAGGCAGAGTCGATGCAGAAAATCCCACGGCTATGACTGCATTGCTGCAAATTATTGCAACTACTGACAATGAATCTACTCGTCGTAAGGCTGCCTATAGTTTAGGTAAACTTGATTCCCACAACGCAACGGCTATTACCACATTAGAAAAAATCGCCCAATCAGCCACAGATGTTTCTCAACGCCGCCAAGCCACCGAGAATCTAGCAACTTTACGCGGTGAAGAAATTACCCATAAATGGCAAGGTAAACAACAACAACAACAAAAGGTACTTTACCCTGTACCTGAAAAAATCACAGCCTTAATCCGTGGTATCTCTTCATGTGAGGATGAAGACACCAAAAGACGTAGAGCCTACAAATTAGCACAACTTGACCCAGGTAATAAGATTGCATTGATAACCTTACTACAATTACTCAAATCAACCCAACGCGAATCGTTACGCAAACGCACAGCAGACAATTTAAAAGAAATCCTGATTGATGAACAGTTACCACAAGTAATCTTCTACCTGAAAGATTGCTTTTCCCCCACAGTTAGGGAACACGAGTTGGAACTACACCGAGATTGTTACAAGTTGCTGTGGTACTGTGCCGAAAATCTGACTTATCAGGAGTTTTACCAAGCTTGGCATAGCAGTTAA
- the pstA gene encoding phosphate ABC transporter permease PstA: MANSYQSNDSLASETEFTDNVDRRETLGKIFELVFLLGLLIGIFVLALLLFDIFGDGLGRFLTPGFLTETPSRFPDEGGIRPAIISSILLGLVVIFVTVPIGVGAALYLEEYAPKVWWTAIIEINISNLAGVPSIVYGLLGLGVFNYLLGFGPALISGALTLSLLSLPVIIVTSREAIRAVPDSLRNASYGLGVTKWQTIRSHVIPYAIPGILTGVIISVSRAIGDAASLIVVGAVGFLTFDPGLFQRFMALPIQIYSYITRPEPGFASAAAATIIALLSLILLLNGVAIYIRQRFSLR; encoded by the coding sequence ATGGCTAATAGTTATCAATCAAATGATTCCTTGGCATCTGAGACAGAATTTACTGATAATGTTGATAGAAGAGAGACTTTAGGAAAAATATTTGAATTAGTTTTTTTGTTAGGATTATTGATTGGTATATTCGTCCTAGCATTGCTACTATTTGATATTTTTGGAGACGGATTAGGTAGATTTTTAACACCTGGTTTTCTGACAGAAACCCCTTCTCGCTTTCCTGACGAAGGTGGTATCCGTCCTGCTATTATCAGCAGCATTCTTTTGGGACTTGTGGTGATTTTTGTTACTGTTCCCATTGGTGTAGGAGCAGCTTTATATCTAGAAGAGTATGCACCTAAAGTTTGGTGGACAGCGATTATTGAGATAAATATCAGTAATCTAGCGGGTGTACCTTCTATTGTCTATGGTTTGCTAGGTTTAGGGGTGTTTAATTATTTATTGGGATTCGGCCCCGCTTTAATTTCTGGAGCCTTGACTTTATCTTTACTGTCTTTACCAGTGATTATTGTCACCTCTAGAGAAGCTATTCGCGCTGTTCCTGATTCCTTAAGAAACGCTTCTTACGGATTAGGTGTTACCAAATGGCAAACTATCCGCAGTCATGTCATACCCTATGCTATTCCCGGTATCTTGACCGGGGTGATTATCTCAGTGTCTCGTGCCATCGGTGATGCAGCCTCGTTAATTGTTGTAGGTGCTGTGGGTTTTCTCACTTTCGATCCTGGTTTGTTCCAGAGATTTATGGCACTACCTATTCAAATTTACAGTTACATCACTCGTCCTGAACCGGGTTTTGCTAGTGCAGCAGCAGCAACAATTATTGCACTTTTGAGCTTGATTTTACTCTTAAATGGTGTGGCAATTTATATCCGACAGCGATTTTCCCTTCGTTAA
- a CDS encoding alr0857 family protein, producing the protein MLKLTYTENSVSLDYLDIPLENWVNQRVNLALSTGTNIYTEPSTAAFLLPIESSPLAVLEKLAQANLIDFYPCDPSYFEVTLQGIYITSTENSETGVFVTDLISSVELLLQQLSQRQQLCHAQ; encoded by the coding sequence ATGTTAAAACTCACTTATACCGAAAATAGCGTTAGTTTAGATTATCTCGACATACCTTTAGAAAATTGGGTAAATCAAAGAGTAAATTTAGCTCTCAGCACTGGCACAAATATCTACACGGAACCAAGCACGGCGGCTTTTCTATTACCTATCGAATCATCCCCCCTAGCTGTTTTAGAAAAGTTAGCCCAAGCCAACTTGATAGATTTCTATCCTTGTGATCCCTCATACTTTGAAGTTACTCTCCAAGGTATATACATAACATCAACTGAAAACAGTGAAACAGGGGTTTTCGTTACAGATTTGATTTCATCTGTAGAATTATTACTCCAACAATTATCTCAAAGGCAGCAACTCTGCCACGCTCAGTAA